One segment of Candidatus Woesearchaeota archaeon DNA contains the following:
- a CDS encoding MBL fold metallo-hydrolase, whose protein sequence is MRQLANNFFQTGTSLIIEGTTGLTVIDPGWDAVGSTRTDTSVHETYALARHKDKPITRVILSHNHQDHCANLQVYLRQTPDLELIVGPHSPFKKFADQVIDINPGKVKQVIDGIEETIFVTPGHSKQGDDISIYFPQPKILFCGDLAQPQGESYAKTDFVTPLPFYYDGDLYLASLSLLKSVDFDILVTGHGQVLGNQRGYEWLDTTQKTIKRTQELATQLVRDHPTKSDLELGRWILETIGYERNTPKSTIRARSNSKDFEDYDFQGIKFWLDYAKRT, encoded by the coding sequence ATGCGACAACTAGCAAATAACTTCTTCCAAACAGGCACATCACTAATAATTGAAGGAACAACAGGACTAACAGTTATTGATCCAGGATGGGATGCAGTTGGTTCAACAAGAACAGATACATCCGTACATGAAACATATGCGCTTGCTAGGCACAAAGATAAACCCATAACAAGAGTTATTTTATCTCACAACCATCAAGATCATTGTGCGAATCTTCAAGTATATCTTAGACAAACACCAGATTTAGAATTAATAGTAGGACCTCACTCTCCATTCAAAAAATTTGCAGACCAAGTAATAGATATAAATCCTGGCAAAGTAAAACAAGTAATTGATGGAATTGAAGAAACTATTTTCGTAACACCCGGACATTCCAAACAAGGAGATGACATTTCAATTTATTTTCCTCAGCCTAAAATTTTATTTTGTGGAGATTTAGCTCAACCTCAAGGAGAGTCATATGCAAAAACAGATTTTGTAACACCTCTACCATTTTATTATGATGGAGACTTATACTTAGCATCATTAAGTCTTTTAAAATCAGTAGATTTTGACATATTAGTTACAGGACATGGACAAGTATTAGGAAACCAAAGAGGATATGAATGGTTAGATACTACTCAAAAAACAATTAAAAGAACGCAAGAATTAGCAACGCAATTAGTTAGAGATCACCCAACAAAATCAGATTTAGAACTTGGAAGATGGATTTTAGAAACAATTGGATATGAAAGAAATACTCCGAAAAGCACAATACGTGCCAGAAGTAATTCAAAAGATTTTGAAGATTATGATTTTCAAGGAATTAAATTTTGGTTAGATTATGCAAAAAGAACATAA
- a CDS encoding GNAT family N-acetyltransferase gives MVVFIRPYEDSDLTGLISVYKSAFAEPPWNEYMKCTSCEVNYGREEAEKIKTSKKPNCKKCDTELELIEFWTSEDIIQDLEFALDQQNPVVLVAEADIGIVGFTWGYKLPLEQFEFLKPVVNGQTNYMDEMAVRNDSRVKGIGTLLGLKYIQEISEQGLTEVALRTDVRNAASMTLFQKLGFKPMRLESQLPIYDPACVERIYLRRPV, from the coding sequence CTGGTTGTATTCATCAGACCTTATGAAGATTCGGATTTAACTGGTTTAATTAGTGTTTACAAGTCAGCATTTGCAGAGCCTCCATGGAACGAGTACATGAAATGTACAAGTTGTGAAGTAAACTATGGACGTGAAGAAGCAGAAAAAATCAAAACAAGTAAAAAACCTAATTGCAAAAAATGTGATACTGAATTAGAACTAATTGAATTTTGGACGAGCGAAGATATAATTCAAGATTTAGAATTTGCATTAGATCAACAAAATCCAGTAGTTTTAGTTGCAGAAGCAGACATAGGAATTGTTGGATTTACTTGGGGATATAAACTGCCTTTAGAACAATTTGAATTTCTAAAACCTGTTGTTAATGGTCAAACAAATTATATGGATGAAATGGCAGTTAGAAATGATTCGAGAGTTAAAGGAATTGGAACTTTATTGGGTTTGAAATACATTCAAGAAATAAGTGAACAAGGCTTAACAGAAGTTGCTCTAAGAACTGATGTTAGAAATGCTGCATCGATGACTTTATTTCAAAAATTAGGTTTTAAACCAATGCGGCTTGAATCTCAACTTCCGATTTATGACCCTGCCTGCGTAGAACGAATTTATTTAAGACGACCAGTATAA
- a CDS encoding AAA family ATPase: MSLFKDTLGASESLFRMEQALDYEFLPKLLPYRENEQFRMAACIKPLLQGRTGKNVFIYGAPGIGKTAAMKFVLKELEEESDDVYVIYLNCWQKNTTYKIILEICAQIDYRFTQNKKTEELFRIVKDVLNKKSVVFAFDEIDKVEDLDFLYTIIEEIFKKTIFLITNYKEWLIDADQRVKSRLIPEMIEFKQYNAQETFGILKERLGYAFVPGVWDDDAFVVAANKAGDLKDIRAGLNILRESGLTAENYSSKKITKEHVQETLTKMEEFFVKKPADLEDDMQTILAIIQDHDGKKIGDIYKVYQENGGKAIYKTFQRRIRKLSDNKYITTKTISGGSEGRTTIIHVSKMKKLTEF; this comes from the coding sequence ATGAGTTTATTTAAAGATACATTAGGTGCTTCTGAATCACTATTTAGAATGGAACAAGCCCTAGATTATGAGTTTTTACCTAAACTATTACCATATAGAGAAAATGAACAATTTAGAATGGCCGCATGCATCAAGCCATTACTTCAAGGCCGTACAGGAAAAAATGTTTTTATTTATGGTGCTCCAGGAATTGGAAAAACCGCAGCTATGAAATTTGTTCTAAAAGAATTAGAAGAAGAAAGTGATGATGTTTATGTCATATATCTTAATTGTTGGCAAAAAAATACTACCTACAAAATCATTTTAGAAATTTGTGCTCAAATAGATTACAGATTTACTCAAAATAAAAAAACAGAAGAATTATTTAGAATTGTTAAAGATGTTCTAAATAAAAAATCAGTAGTGTTTGCGTTTGATGAGATTGATAAAGTTGAAGATTTAGATTTTCTATATACTATTATTGAGGAGATTTTTAAAAAAACAATTTTTCTAATAACTAATTACAAAGAATGGTTAATTGATGCAGATCAAAGAGTAAAGTCAAGACTTATTCCTGAAATGATTGAATTTAAACAATATAATGCGCAAGAAACATTCGGGATTTTAAAAGAAAGATTAGGCTATGCATTTGTTCCAGGAGTATGGGATGATGATGCATTTGTAGTTGCAGCAAATAAAGCAGGAGACTTAAAAGATATTCGCGCAGGATTAAATATTTTGAGAGAATCAGGTTTAACTGCAGAAAATTATTCTTCTAAAAAAATCACAAAAGAACATGTTCAAGAAACTTTAACTAAAATGGAAGAATTTTTTGTAAAAAAACCTGCAGATCTCGAAGATGACATGCAAACAATTTTAGCAATTATTCAAGATCACGATGGGAAAAAAATTGGAGATATTTACAAAGTTTATCAAGAAAATGGCGGTAAAGCAATATACAAAACTTTTCAAAGAAGAATTCGAAAACTTTCAGATAATAAATATATCACTACTAAAACTATTTCAGGCGGTTCTGAAGGTAGAACAACTATTATCCACGTAAGTAAAATGAAAAAATTAACTGAGTTTTAA
- a CDS encoding threonylcarbamoyl-AMP synthase, which yields MALNDSFYVKQTVFENKLELFNVLSKGAIFVYPTDTIYGLGCDATIKSAVENVKTAKNRQGMAFSVIAPSKQWILDHCEVSGSGFVWLEKLPGPYTLIFKLNQKGLEVISPEVNKEFPGTLGVRIPNHWISEFVCEYGNPIVTTSANISGQEVVSDPAKLVSDMLDKVGFVASDGILTGTPSTIINLTTDKEVIIKR from the coding sequence ATGGCTTTAAATGATAGTTTTTATGTAAAACAAACCGTTTTTGAGAATAAATTAGAGTTATTTAATGTATTGTCAAAAGGAGCTATATTTGTATATCCTACAGATACAATATATGGGTTAGGTTGTGATGCAACTATTAAATCTGCGGTTGAGAATGTTAAAACTGCTAAAAATCGACAAGGTATGGCATTTTCAGTTATAGCGCCTTCAAAACAATGGATTTTAGATCACTGTGAAGTTAGTGGTAGTGGGTTTGTTTGGTTAGAAAAGTTACCTGGACCGTATACTTTAATATTTAAATTAAATCAAAAAGGACTTGAAGTTATTTCTCCTGAAGTCAATAAAGAATTTCCTGGAACATTGGGTGTTAGAATCCCTAATCATTGGATAAGTGAGTTTGTTTGCGAGTATGGGAATCCAATTGTTACAACGAGTGCAAATATATCTGGACAAGAAGTTGTTAGTGATCCTGCAAAATTAGTTTCAGACATGCTTGATAAAGTTGGATTTGTGGCTTCAGACGGGATCTTAACTGGAACTCCTTCGACAATAATAAATTTAACAACAGATAAAGAAGTAATTATAAAAAGATAA
- a CDS encoding RtcB family protein encodes MKSTLQKVTDNEWILPKTSREGMLVDAKIFGNQFIVDGLEENAINQLTNVAMLPGVVGPVCAMPDAHVGYGLPMGAIGAFDSEEGVISCGCTGFDINCGINLIRTNLTTDEVKAKIRPLIGKLFENVPCGVGSKGRLRVAPEKFNDVLFGGVDWCIENGYGIDKDKKNTEELGRMSGADPTKVSDLALKRGRPQLGTLGAGNHFLEIQRVDQIFSDEHAKKYGLEKDNAAIMLHCGSRGFGHQVASDYLKIHGKAAEKYNIKLPDKQLVCAPVNSSEGQDYFKAMQCAVNYAFANRLVMTHWVRETFEQIFNKDWESMDMHTVYALAHNICKLEDHTVDGKKRKLYVHRKGATRSFPNTPVLIAGSMGTASYVMSGTEESMFKSFGSTCHGAGRLMSRHKAIDSFKGEDIKASLLKRGIVARSTSPKVLAEEAPDAYKDIDQVIESVHNANVSRKVARMTPLGVVKG; translated from the coding sequence ATGAAAAGTACGTTACAAAAAGTAACAGATAATGAATGGATTTTACCAAAAACTTCTCGCGAAGGAATGCTCGTTGATGCAAAAATTTTTGGCAATCAATTTATTGTAGATGGCCTTGAAGAAAATGCAATTAATCAATTAACCAATGTTGCAATGCTACCAGGAGTAGTAGGTCCAGTTTGTGCAATGCCTGATGCTCACGTAGGTTATGGACTCCCAATGGGTGCAATAGGTGCGTTTGATTCAGAAGAAGGAGTCATTAGTTGCGGGTGTACAGGATTTGACATTAATTGCGGAATCAATCTTATTAGAACTAATCTAACCACTGACGAAGTTAAAGCAAAAATTCGACCTTTAATTGGAAAACTTTTTGAAAATGTTCCTTGCGGCGTTGGTAGCAAAGGACGACTAAGAGTTGCTCCAGAAAAATTCAATGATGTTCTTTTTGGCGGTGTCGATTGGTGTATCGAAAATGGATACGGCATTGATAAAGATAAAAAAAATACTGAAGAACTAGGAAGAATGAGCGGTGCTGATCCAACAAAAGTTAGCGATTTAGCATTAAAAAGAGGACGACCCCAGCTAGGAACTCTAGGAGCTGGAAATCATTTTTTAGAAATTCAACGAGTTGATCAAATTTTTAGTGATGAACATGCAAAAAAATATGGACTAGAAAAAGATAATGCCGCAATAATGTTACATTGTGGAAGTAGAGGATTTGGTCATCAAGTAGCATCAGATTATTTAAAAATTCATGGAAAAGCTGCAGAAAAATATAACATTAAACTACCTGACAAACAACTTGTTTGCGCACCAGTAAATTCTTCCGAAGGTCAAGATTATTTTAAAGCAATGCAATGCGCAGTTAATTATGCTTTTGCTAATCGTCTTGTTATGACTCATTGGGTTCGTGAAACGTTTGAACAAATATTCAATAAAGATTGGGAAAGTATGGACATGCACACAGTTTATGCTCTAGCACATAACATTTGCAAATTAGAAGACCACACTGTTGATGGAAAAAAACGTAAATTGTATGTTCATAGAAAAGGAGCTACTAGAAGTTTCCCAAACACTCCTGTTTTAATCGCAGGAAGTATGGGCACTGCATCATATGTTATGAGTGGAACTGAAGAATCAATGTTTAAATCATTTGGTTCAACTTGCCACGGTGCAGGAAGACTTATGTCAAGACATAAAGCAATTGATTCGTTTAAAGGTGAAGACATTAAAGCTAGTCTGTTAAAAAGAGGAATTGTTGCAAGATCTACAAGTCCAAAAGTTTTAGCTGAAGAAGCACCTGATGCATACAAAGATATTGATCAAGTAATTGAATCAGTTCATAATGCAAATGTTTCAAGAAAAGTTGCAAGAATGACTCCTTTAGGCGTTGTTAAAGGATAA